The following proteins come from a genomic window of Clostridia bacterium:
- a CDS encoding bifunctional phosphoribosyl-AMP cyclohydrolase/phosphoribosyl-ATP diphosphatase HisIE: MNRQAAEAFINHLKFNREGLIPAIVQEATTGQVLMLAYQNKESILKTLETGETWFYSRSRQTLWHKGATSGHYQKVKEIYYDCDGDTLLIKVEQVGDACHEGYHSCFHYCFTGAGTVTAGEQPTVREGLRLGSVLGELAGVIEKRKAELPEGSYTTYLFQKGLDKILKKVGEETAEVIIGAKNKNRDEVVYEVSDLLYHLLVLLAEQGISLGEIAAELAGRRK, encoded by the coding sequence ATGAACCGGCAGGCGGCGGAAGCATTCATCAACCATTTAAAGTTCAACCGGGAGGGGCTCATCCCGGCCATTGTGCAAGAGGCGACCACGGGCCAGGTGCTTATGCTGGCCTATCAAAATAAGGAATCCATCCTCAAGACCTTGGAAACCGGTGAGACCTGGTTTTACAGCCGCAGCCGTCAAACCCTCTGGCATAAAGGAGCCACGTCGGGCCACTACCAGAAGGTGAAGGAAATCTATTACGATTGCGACGGGGATACCCTTCTCATCAAAGTGGAACAAGTAGGAGACGCTTGTCACGAAGGGTATCATTCTTGTTTTCATTACTGTTTCACCGGTGCGGGCACGGTGACGGCAGGGGAACAACCCACCGTGCGGGAGGGGCTCCGGCTGGGCAGCGTGTTAGGGGAACTGGCCGGGGTGATCGAAAAGCGGAAAGCAGAACTGCCGGAAGGTTCTTACACTACCTATCTTTTTCAAAAAGGCCTGGACAAGATCTTGAAAAAAGTAGGGGAAGAAACGGCGGAAGTCATTATCGGTGCCAAGAACAAAAACCGGGACGAGGTCGTCTATGAAGTATCTGATTTGCTGTATCATTTGCTGGTGTTGCTGGCGGAACAAGGGATCAGTCTGGGCGAGATAGCCGCGGAACTGGCCGGTCGCAGGAAATAG
- the hisF gene encoding imidazole glycerol phosphate synthase subunit HisF: MKKRIIPCLDMQDGRVVKGVNFAGLKDAGDPVELARAYEREGADELVILDIQGKKEERPKFISIIREVKKHISIPLTFGGGMKTLQDMEDMLAAGADKVSVNTGAVLRPELIREAKEKFPEKSIVVAIDAKLVNDRKWEVVISGGQKGTGLDALDWARQVAELGADEILLTSVDRDGTRDGYDLALTKRVREASGIPVIASGGAGTLQHLYEALTLGQADAVLAASIFHFGIISIKEAKAFLAAHGVEVSL; this comes from the coding sequence ATGAAAAAGAGAATTATTCCTTGCCTGGATATGCAGGACGGGCGTGTGGTCAAGGGAGTTAATTTTGCCGGGTTAAAAGATGCGGGAGACCCGGTGGAGCTGGCCCGTGCTTATGAAAGGGAAGGTGCCGACGAGCTGGTGATCTTGGATATCCAGGGTAAAAAGGAAGAACGGCCCAAGTTCATCTCCATTATCCGGGAGGTGAAAAAGCATATCTCCATCCCCTTGACCTTTGGCGGTGGCATGAAGACCCTTCAGGATATGGAAGATATGCTGGCAGCCGGTGCCGATAAAGTATCCGTCAATACCGGGGCGGTGCTGCGACCGGAACTCATCCGGGAAGCCAAAGAAAAGTTTCCTGAAAAAAGTATTGTGGTGGCCATTGATGCCAAGCTGGTAAACGACCGGAAATGGGAAGTCGTCATCAGCGGCGGCCAAAAGGGGACCGGCCTGGATGCCCTGGACTGGGCGCGGCAGGTGGCTGAACTGGGAGCTGATGAAATATTGCTGACCAGCGTGGACCGGGACGGGACCAGGGATGGCTATGACCTGGCCTTAACCAAGAGGGTACGGGAAGCCTCCGGTATTCCGGTGATTGCGTCCGGCGGTGCGGGTACCTTACAGCATTTGTACGAAGCATTAACCCTCGGACAGGCGGATGCCGTCCTGGCAGCCTCAATTTTTCATTTCGGCATCATTAGTATCAAGGAAGCCAAAGCCTTTTTGGCGGCCCACGGGGTGGAGGTGTCTTTATGA